The DNA window ATCAATAAGATAAAAAAGTATTTGTTGGCTGCCTAGGTGTGGCACGAAGCTTGTACAGCTATTAATACAACACAACATCTAATTTTCTAGCCGGCGGACAGGGCTGAGATATCTCTGAGTTTGGGCATGTGGCGTGACCTGAACCGCAGGTCGGACTTTCACGAAAAGAGGGGTTGTCGTGATTATTGTGAGGATTTCAATGAAGGCACTCGTGGGAAAAAAGTTAGATGTGATGCAGACACTTCTCTCGATGAGTGCGGCTGCGAGAAAGGAGAAGGGGTGCCTGAGCTATGACGCTTTTTGCGATATCAATCGTAAAACAGTTTTCTATCTCATTGAGGAGCGGCAGAAACGTGCAGAACTGGTCCGTCATATACGATCCGAAAGATTCAGTGTTTTGCTCGGGACCAGGAGTCTTTTAACCAAACCTCTGGAAATGAAAATCCATACGATCTCCCGTTCGGAAGGGGTGGAGGTCGTCAATGCCCTCAGGAACAGGGAACCCTCTGAAAATCACTGCTACTGAAAAGGAGAATAATTATGTCGTGGGAAAATAATCCAGGAGGCCGGCAAGAGGGTCCCCCAGATCTTTCCGAAATGATCAAGAAGGTGGGAGATTCACTGAGCCTCGGGAAGGGAAGAAAGCCCCTTTGGCTTATAGTGATCGTCATTGTTCTCGGGATTATCGTGGCTTATACCGCCTTTTACACCATTGCCCCCGGTCACCAGGGGGTCCTTCTGCGATTTGGCAACTATGTTGGTCTGGTTATGCCAGGTCTTCACTTCAAAATCCCCTTTGGTGTGGACACGGTTTTCAAGGTGCACACGGAACAGGTAGACACGGAGAGTTTTGGTTTCAAAAGCGTCCGCCCCGGTATTCGGACCCAGTATGAAAAGGGTGCCGCGGAGGAGCGAGAATCTCTCATGCTTACCGGGGACCTGAACGTTATCGATGTGGAGTGGATCATCCAGTTCCGGAGGGAAAACCCCCGAAAATACCTTTTCAACGTACAAGACCCTATTATGACACTCAGGGATATCAGCGAATCGGTGAATCGGCGCATCGTGGGGAACAGGAGCTTTGACTATGTTCTACAAAACCGGGAAGAGGTGAACAAAATGGCCCAGGAGGAGCTTCAGAAGATTCTCGATGAGTATGAAACCGGAATTCGAGTCGTCAACGTGAGACTCCAAAACGTGGTTCCACCCGATCCTGTAAAAGGCGCCTTCAATGAGGTAAACGAGGCACAGCAGGAAAAGGAGAGACTCATTAACGAGGCCCAGGAGACGTATAACAGACAGATTCCACAAGCTAAGGGAGAAGCGGAAAGAGCGATCAACGGGGCCCGGGGATTCGCGCTCGAGCGGGTGAACCACGCCAAGGGTGATGTAGCCAGGTTCTCGGCTGTTCTCAAAGAATACCGAAATTCGAAAGAAGTCACCAAACAGCGCCTCTACCTGGAGGCCTATCAGACGATCCTGCCCAATGCTAAGCAGATCTACATTATCGACAGTAAACAGAAAGGCCTTCTGCCGTTGCTCCAACTCAATCAGCAGGTAACAAAGGGGGGTGAGGCTAAATGAGACGAATGGGAGCTTTCATTGGCGTTGTGATCGTTATCTTTCTGATCCTCTTGTTTTCGGGCGCCTTTTACACGGTCAACGAATGGGAACAGGTGGTGATCACCCAGTTTGGAAGACCGGTTGGAAAACCAAAGACCGAGGCGGGTCTCAATTTCAAGATTCCCTTCATTCAGGACATCCATCGCTATGAGAAGCGGATTATGAGGTGGGATGGAGATCCCAAAGAGATACCCACCCGGGACAAACGGTTTATCTATGTCGATACAACGGCCCGGTGGCGAATCGTGGACGCACAGAAATTCCTGGAGGTTCTTGGTACGTACACTCAGGCATACGCCAAGTTGGATGACATCATTGACGCTGTTCTCAGGGATTATGTCTCGGCGAATCCTCTGGTGGAGCTCGTCCGGACCACAAACGAGATGCCGAGCGTGGAGAATGTGGAAGGCAAGGTCCTCTCCCCGTTCCAGGGTGAAGCAACCGCCCCGGAAACCGTTCGCCTGGGGAGAGAAAAGATCACCCGCGCAATTCTGGCCGAGGCGTCGAAGGCTATGCCCGCCTTTGGTATGAAACTGGTCGATGTGCGCATCAAGCGGATTAACTATGTCGAGCAAGTCCGTAAGAAGGTGTACGAACGGATGGTGTCGGAAAGAAAGCGCAAGGCCGCCCAGTTTCGATCGGAGGGAGAGGGCAAAAAGGCAGAGATTCTCGGCCAGATGGAGAAGGAGCTGAAATCCATCATCTCGGGCGCATACCGGACGGCCGAAGAGATCCGGGGAGGGGCGGATGCAGAGGCAACCAGGATCTATGGAGACGCTTACGGTCAGGATCCTGCCTTCTACGCCTTTTTCAAGACCCTGGAGACCTACAAAGATGCTGCGTATAAGAACGCCTCTGTTATTCTTGGAACCGATTCCGACTATTACCGGTTCCTGAAGACCATCCCGAAATGACCAGGGATCATTATTGATATAAGAAAGGAAAGCGTATGAAAACCTTGCTGATCTATCCGGAGTACCCGGCTACCTTCTGGAGTTTCAAATATGCCCTCAGATTCATTCACAAAAGGGCGGCTTTGCCTCCCCTGGGTCTTCTGACGATAGGAGCGATGCTGCCCAAAGTATGGCCTAAGAAGCTGGTTGATGTGAATGTGGAAAAGCTCACTGAAAAAGACCTAGCATGGGCTGATTGCGCTTTTATCAGCGGCATGGTTGTGCAAAGAGAATCGGCACGTGAGATCATTGGCCGGTGTAAGGAGGCGAATATCAAGGTCATAGCTGGTGGGCCGCTCTTCACCAACGAATACGATCAATTTGAGGGTGTGGACCATTTTGTGCTGAATGAGGCCGAACTGACCCTCCCCCCCTTTCTGGCGGATCTGGAGAAGGGATGCGCTCAGCACATCTACGAGACATCGGAGTTTTGCGACATTCGTAAAGTACCTGCTCCCCTGTGGGAATTGATGGATTTCAAACAGTATGCCTCGATGAGCATTCAGTTTTCGCGTGGCTGTCCATTCAATTGTGATTTCTGTAACGTAACCGCACTATTCGGGCATCGCCCCCGCATCAAAACAGCCGAGCAGATTACTGCTGAGCTGGATGGTCTTTACGATCAAGGGTGGCGTGGACAGGTCTTTTTTGTGGATGATAACTTTATCGGCAACAAAGGTTATCTGAAGAATTATCTCCTGCCGGCACTCATCCAGTGGCAGAAAGGCAGGAAGGGAGTCCCTTTCAACACAGAGGCTTCGGTCAACCTGGCCGATGACGAGCTGCTGATGGAAATGATGGTCCAAGCGGGTTTTGATGCGGTCTTCATCGGAATCGAAACGCCCAATGAAGAAAGCCTGGCTGAATGCAACAAAAAGCAGAACAAGAACCGAGACCTCCTGGAGAGTGTAAAGCGTATGCAGCGGGCCGGGCTGCAAGTGACCGGTGGCTTCATTGTCGGCTTTGACAGTGACACGCCATCCATCTTTCAGCGGCAGATCGACTTTATCCAGAAGAGCGGCATCGTGACGGCCATGGTGGGCCTACTGAACGCCCCACCCGGCACAAGGCTCTATGAACGTATGAGGAAAGAGGACCGCCTGATCGACTGTATCTCCGGAGACAACGCAGACGGCACGACCAACATTCTTCCCAGAATGGGGTTTGATGTATTGCGCGAAGGATACGGAAACCTGATGCAGCACATTTACTCACCCGAGCATTACTATAAACGGGCGATGACCTTTCTCCGGGAGTATAAGAGACCAAAGGTGAGGACCCCTCTGGAGTTTCAACGTTTGCTGGCGGTCTTGCGTTCAAGCTTCCGCCTGGGTATTTTCGGCCGGGAGCGATTCGAATACTGGAAGATCATGATCTGGACTCTTTTTTGCCGGCCTAAAATGCTCCCGCTGACTATTACGCTTGCGATTTATGGCTATCATTTCCGCAAAATCTGCAAATTGAAGATTGCTCAGTGAGTCCGAAAGCCATCTAGGCCAAAGGCATTGCGGAAGCCAATGGCATCCAGGAAATATACAACGCCTTGCCCGACTCGGGCGGCGAGACAATTGTGAAATGATAAATTGTGGAAATGATCTTCAGTGGGGAAAAACGGTCAGTTGCCAGCAGGGCCGATGACCTCATCCAACTCATTGGCAGCAAGGTGATCGTAGGCAAAAACATTACAACATAATTCAAGGAGGTATTATCAATGAAAACGGAAACTGCAGGAAAACTGAAGCATGGAGGTTGGGGTCTTATTGTTGGGGCAGTCGTCGTAATGATCATCGGTTTTACATGGGGAGGGTGGACGACCGCCGGCACGACCAAAACGATGACTCAAGAAGCGGTCTTGGCGAGTCAGGCAGCGATCTGCGTCGCCCAATTTATGAAGCAACCGAATCATGAGGAGAAACTCAAAGAATTAGCGGAATTGGATTCATGGAAGCGAGCTAAATTTATTGAAAAAGGGGGCTGGGACAAAATGCCCGGGCAGAAAAAGGCTGACTATGATGTGAGCCAAGCATGTGCCGATGGGCTTGAAATTCTTATCAAAAAATGAGCTGGCTGTTAAGGGTAATTCATATGCGGATTACCTTATAAAGATTTTTGCGTTCTGAAAAAATGGTTGGAGCTAGAGAAAGAACAACCAGATTCCTGATGGCCTGAATGCGGGGCTCTCCAGTGGGGTAAACCAAATACCGTAAATTAGGAAGTGCATTATGGCACTGGTAACATGGGATCCGTGGCGAGAGATTGCTGACAGGTTCGACCGCTACACGAGAGCTGTGGGGCAACCTCAGGCTGGAAGCCAAGAGGTCATCGCAACAGGCGACTGGGTTCCCCGGGTAGACATCGCTGAGACCGACGAGGCATTCGCGATCAAGGCGGAAATTCCCGAGGTCAATAAGGATGACGTCAAAATTACTGTAGACAATGGTGTCCTGACGATTCGGGGAGAGAGAAAACAGGAAAAAGAAGAGAAAGGGAAAAAGTTCCATCGAGTCGAGCGATCTTACGGGAGCTTCACCCGTAGCTTTACGTTGCCTGACAATGTGGATGAAACCAAAATCAAGGCTTCCTTCAAGGACGGCATGCTGAATCTCCATATTCAGAAGACTGAGAAGGCAAAACCGAGAGTCATCGAGGTCAAAGTGGAGTAAAAAGACAGAAGCTTTAACCATTAATCTTTCTGAAGACAGATAGGAAGAAGCTGGAAAGTGCTTCTGTTGACTCAGTCATATTCAAACCCTTTTCACTGGAAGATCTTCAAAGGACAATCCAAGGAGCGCTGGCGCCCAGAGAAAGAGATCAGGTAAGCGTAGGGGTAAGGATTCCGCAGATTCCGAAAATGTTTGTCTGAGTTAGGAAGAAGGGGGCGAGATGATTGCGGCGATGCGTAAGTATGTCCATTTGAATCGGTTGAACAAAAAGGAAAAAGATAATGCCACTGAATGAAAATAATGAACCGGGGGATCATTTCATAGATAAGCTTCGTTCAATGTTCGGTCCCGGAGACCCCCAGAAAAAGAGGGATGCCTTGCCCCCGAAGGCTCGTTTCAGCATCTGGTATATCCTGCTGGCCTTCCTTTTGTTCTCCTACCTGCAGCAATACTATTTTTCTTCAAAAGTGGAAACGATCCCCTACAGCCAATTTAAGCAATACATTGCTCAAGACCAGTTGGATAAATTGATCATCGGCCCGGAAAATATCAATGGAACGCTGAAGGGAACGCCGGGCAAAAAGTTTACGACCCTTCGGGTGGATGATCCCAGCCTGGTGAAGGATCTGGATGAACACAAGGTCAGTTACTCAGGACATTATGAGAGTAAATTCCTGAGCAGCATTCTTTCCTGGGTCATCCCTATCGCCATTTTCTTCTTCATCTGGCGATTCGCCATGAAGAAGATGGGGCCGGGGATGGGGGTTATGTCTTTTAGCAAAAGTAAAGCGAAGATGTTTGCCGAGAATGAGACCAAGGTCACTTTCGTCGATGTGGCCGGGATCGATGAGTCCAAAGAAGAGCTTCAGGAGCTGGTTGAATTTCTGAGTAATCCGGGGAAATTCCAGAAACTGGGAGGGAGAATTCCTAAAGGGGTCCTTCTGGTCGGCCTTCCCGGGACCGGCAAAACCCTTCTGGCAAGGGCTGTGGCCGGGGAGGCAAAAGTCCCTTTCTTCAGCATCAGCGGATCTGAGTTTGTGGAGATGTTCGTGGGTGTGGGAGCCGCCCGTGTCCGCGATCTTTTTGCCCAGGCCGCGAGCCAGGCCCCCTGCATCATCTTCATTGATGAACTGGACGCGCTGGGGAAAGCCCGGGGAATGAATGTTATGGGTGGGCATGATGAACGAGAGCAGACGCTTAACCAGCTCCTGGTTGAGATGGATGGATTCGAGACGAACAAAGGGGTCATCATCATGGCCGCCACCAACCGTCCGGAAATTCTGGATCCTGCCTTGATGCGCCCTGGGCGTTTTGATCGGCAGGTCCTGGTAGACCGGCCGGATATCAACGGGCGGGAAGCCGTCCTGAAAATCCATTCCAAGAATGTTCTCCTAGCCCCCGATGTGGATCTCCGCAAGGTCGCAGGACGTACCCCCGGCTTTGTGGGAGCCGATCTGGCCAACCTCATCAATGAGGCAGCCCTGCTGGCTGCCCGGAAAAACAAGGAAACGGTCGGGCCGGCTGAGTTCGACGACGCAATAGACCGAGTGGTTGGGGGTCTGGAGAAAAAGAACCGGGTGATGAATGCCCAGGAGAAGGAAATAGTCGCCTTTCATGAGTCCGGACACGCGATTGTCGCCGAGTCTGTGGATCATGCCGACCCAGTGCACAAAATCTCCATTATTCCCCGAGGGATCGCGGCGCTCGGATATACCCAGCAGCAACCCACGGAGGATCGCTACCTGATGACCCGTTCGGAGCTGCTGGACAGGCTGGCCGTTCTTTTAGGAGGCAGGGTGGCGGAGGAACTGGTTTTCGGAGAAATCTCCACAGGGGCGCAAAACGACCTGCAGCGGGCTACGGACATTGCCCGGTCCATGGTCACGGAATACGGCATGAGCGATCGCATGGGATTGGTGACCTATGAGCGCGCTCGTCAGCCTCTGTTCCTCCCGGAAAGTTTTGCTCCCGGTAAAACCTACAGTGAAGAGAAAGCCGGCCAGATAGATGAAGAAATTTCCCTGGTGATCGAGCAGGCGCATCAAAGGGTGCAAGGAATCCTGAGCGCTCACCGCACTATTTTGGATGACCTGGCCAAACTCGTTTCCCAGAAGGAAGTTGTGCAGGGGGAGGAACTGAGAAAGATGCTGGGGAAAACCCCTGCGGAATAGTGCCGTACCCAGTTCAGTTTCCCATAACCATTGCAGATCGGAGGATAATCATGAAAATAAGGCCATTAAGCGACAGGGTGCTTGTTGTCGGAATTGAGGAGAAGGAAAAGACCGCCGGCGGGATCGTCATTCCGGATACGGCCAAGGAAAAACCACAAGAAGGAAAGATCGTAGCGGCCGGTCCCGGAAAATGGGATGAAAACGGAAAACGGATTCCCCTGGAAGTCAAGAAAGGCGATCGTATACTTTTCGGCAAATATGCGGGAAATGAAATCAAGGTCGATGGGGTGGAACATCTCATTATGAGAGAGGATGATATCCTGGGTATCATGGAAAGTGATTGAAGGAGGTCTTAAGCAATGGCAGCAAAAGAGATTAACTATGGCGCAAAGGCAAGAGAGAAGATGCTGAGAGGTGTGGACATCCTCGCCGACGCGGTGAAGGTGACCCTCGGGCCGAAAGGTCGGCATGTCCTCATTGAAAAATCCTGGGGTTCCCCCAAGATCAGCAAGGACGGGGTGACCGTTGCCAAGGAGATCGAACTGGAAGACAAGTTTGAAAACATAGGTGCACAGATGGTCAAGGAAGTGGCTTCCCGGACATCAGACGTCGCCGGGGACGGCACAACCACGGCGACAATCCTGGCACAGGCCATCTACCGCGAAGGAGTTAAGCTTTTGGCAGCGGGCGGCAACCCCATGCCCATCAAGCGGGGCATTGACAAGGCCGTTGATATGGTGGTTGAAGAACTGAAAAAGATGTCCAAACCCACAAAAGACAGAAAAGAGATCTCTCAGGTCGGCACAATATCGGCAAACAACGACCGCACCATCGGGGACATTATCGCCGATGCCATGGAAAAGGTGGGCAAGGAGGGTGTAATTACCGTAGAGGAAGCCAAGGTGATGGAAACCACTCTGAAGGTCGTTGAGGGTATGCAGTTCGACAGGGGCTACCTGAGCCCGTACTTTGTGACAGACCCCGAGAAGATGGAAGTTGCCCTCGAGGAACCCTATGTCCTTTTAAACGAAAAGAAGATCAGTACCATGAAAGACCTGCTTCCCATTCTAGAGCAGGTTGCAAGGGGTGGAAAACCTCTCTTGATCCTTGCAGAGGACGTGGAGGGGGAGGCTCTGGCTACCCTGGTGGTAAACAAGTTGAGAGGGACTCTGCATTGTGCGGCTGTCAAGGCGCCCGGCTTTGGCGACAGGCGAAAGGCCATGCTGGAAGATATCGCCATACTGACCGGCGGCCGGGTGATCAGTGAGGATTTGGGCGTCAAGCTGGAAAGCATTACCCTGAAAGACCTGGGCACTGCCAAACGGATTACTGTGGACAAAGATAACACAACGATCATCGATGGGGGCGGCGCGCGCAAGGAACTGGAAGGTCGCGTAAAACAGATCAGAGTTCAAATTGAAGAAACGACCAGCGACTATGACAGGGAAAAGCTTCAGGAGCGCCTGGCAAAATTGATCGGGGGCGTGGCCGTTATCAATGTAGGCGCTGCCACGGAAACTGAAATGAAGGAAAAAAAGGACAGGGTGGAAGATGCCCTCAATGCGACTCGCGCAGCCGTGGAGGAGGGCGTCGTTCCCGGTGGCGGCGTTGCTTATGTGCGTGCCCTGAAGGTTCTCAAAAAGGGTCAATTCCCCGGGGAGGAGCAGCTTGGGGCGAACCTCATTAAACGTGCCCTTGAGGAGCCTGTGAGGCAGATTTCCCAAAATGCCGGCTTTGAGGCCTCTGTGGTGGTCCAGCGCGTTATGGAGGGAGAAGGAAATTTTGGATTCAATGCCGAAACTGGGACGTACGAAGATCTTATGAAGGCCGGCATTGTGGATCCGACCAAGGTAACACGGTTTGCGCTTCAGAATGCCGCATCCGTGGCCGGCCTTCTCATGACCACGGAGGCAATGGTTGCTGAAAAGCCGAAAAAAGATAGCTCCTCGACACCCGCCATGCCATCAGAAGACCTGTATTGATGGAAATGATCTTCAATGGGGCTTGTTCCACGAGGAAGGCCTCAATCATCAAAGACAATAGTTTATCCCTTTGATCGACGCGACCACCCGGATTCTGCAAAATGAAGGTTACTCTCGAGGTGCTGGAAGTGGAAAAGAAGATGAACTTGTAGAATAGCGTATTTAAGACGGCTGCATCCTGGTGCTATCTTCAGAAAGGCCTCGAACACGCTTTTGAACCATATCTGTGATTCTCTTAATTCTTTGGCCGCTGGGATTGATGCCCGGCCACAAGATGAGCGGGTTCATTCAGAGAGGGTCCGCTTGATGAAGCCCCTTTAGGTGAAATAATATTTTTCGACAAAGTCCACATGCCGTGCCCAGATCATGGCATGTCAAGAGAAGGAGACACAAAGAGTGAGAGTGAGCGGCAAGAGGATTCTCCGGACCCTGTCCCATTTGTGGATGCGTCTCGGCAGAACCGGCTTGGCACAAGAGTATGCCGGCGACGAGCCGCTGCTGCGATCGGAACTGTTCAGCAGCGAACAGATGAAGCGGCACGGCAAAGCGCTGGCGGACTCGCACACGCTGAGTTTGGGACGGGCTTCGGACCGACTCCTGACGCGTCTGGCTGAGAATGAAGGCGTCTTGATCGGAGCCTGCAATCTATTGACAACGGCGGTCAAGGCGAAACGCCGGATTGCACCTGCCGAAGAATGGCTGCTCGACAACTTCTATCTGATCGAAGAACAGATTCGTATGGCCAGGCGACACTTGCCCAAGGGGTACAGCCGGGGATTGCCGCGCTTGCTGAATGGCTCATCGGCCGGGCTTCCGCGCGCGTACGACATCGCGCTGGAGGTTATCTCGCACGGCGATGGGCGAGTGGACCCGGAAAATCTCAGCAGTTTCGTAGCCGCTTACCAGACGGTGACCGTCCTAAAATTAGGCGAATTGTGGGCCGTTCCGATCATGCTGCGCCTGGCCCTGATCGAAAATCTCCGTCGCGTTGGAGCCCGCATCGCCGCTGACCGGACCGACCGCAACCGCGCCGACTACTGGGCGGATCAGATGACGGGGATGGCGGAGAAAGACCCCAAGAGCCTGATCCTCTCGATCGCGGATATGGCGCGGTCGAACCCGCCGCTGGTGGGTTCGTTTGTCGCGGAATTTGCGCGCCGGTTGCAGGGACAGGGCCCCGCGTTGGCCTTGCCGCTCACCTGGATTGAGCAGAGGCTCTCGGAATCCGGCCTGACGATTGAGCAGTTGGTGCAGGCGGAGAACCGGCAACAGGCCGCCGAACAGGTTTCGGTAAGCAACAGCATCGGAAGCCTCCGATTTCTGGGAGCGATGGACTGGCGCGAGTTCGTCGAGACAATGAGCACTGTCGAACAGACCCTGCGGCAGGATCCTGGAGAAGTGTACGAAAAAATGGATTTTGCCACCCGCGATCTCTACCGTCACGTGGTGGAAAAGATCGCGAAAAGCAGCCGACGATCCGAAAGCGATGTAGCCTGCGAAGCGATCCGATTGGCCCGCGAAGCTGCAGCCAAGGATAACAGGGACGATCGAGCAGCTCATGTCGGGTTCTACCTGATCGACAAGGGACTGCTACAGCTCGAACGATCGGCGGAGGTCCGCCTCTCCGCCCCTGAGGCTATTCAGCGAAGGATCTGCCAGTCTCCTTTGCTCCTCTATCTTGGCACAAATTTTCTAATCACGGCGATTTTTACCGGTGTCTTTCTGGCGAAAGCGGATGCCAGTGGGGTGCCTGTTTGGCTACTCGCACTGATCGGTGTTCCCTTGCTGCTGAGCGCAAGCCATCTGGCGGTGGCGCTGGTGAATTGGCTGGCGACATTACTGGCGACGCCGCGCCTGCTGCCGCGAATGGATTTTTCTGGAGGAATTCCTCCGGAATCTCGTACCTTGACCGTGATCCCGACGATGCTCACGAGCGCTAAAAACATTGAGGATCTGGTCGAGGCACTGGAGGTTCGGTTTCTGGCGAATCGGGACGAGCACCTGCACTTCGGTCTGCTGACGGATTTCCAGGACGCGCCTGAGGAAACGCTTTCGGAGAACGAACCTTTGTTACGGCTAGCCCAAAAGAGAATCCAAGGGTTGAACGAAAAGTACCGAGGCCCAAAAGCCGACACGTTCTTCCTTTTTCATCGTCCACGCCGCTGGAATCCGCAGGAGCAAATCTGGATGGGTTACGAGCGGAAGCGAGGAAAGCTGGCGGATTTGAATTCGCTTCTGCGCGGCGGCGCGAAAGATCGCTTCTCCCTCATCGTTGGGAATATTGCCGCCCTATCGAGCGTGAAGTATGTGATCACCCTTGACACGGATACGAAGCTCCCCCGCGATTCGGCCTGTCAGTTTGTGGGAGCCATGGCGCATCCGCTGAATAGGGCGCGGTACGACGAAGACCGACAGAGGATCGATGAGGGGTACGGCATCCTTCAGCCGCGCGTGGCAGTGAGCCTGCCAGCTGCGAATCGGTCGCGATACGCCCAGTTGTTCGGGAGTGAGCCGGGTATCGACCCGTATACCCGGGTGGTCTCCGATGTCTACCAGGACGTGTTCCACGAAGGCTCATTCATCGGCAAGGGGATCTATGATGTCGATGCCTTCGAGCGGGCCCTCAAGGGGAGGTTTCCTGAGAACCGGATCCTCAGTCATGACCTTGTGGAGGGATGCTATGCACGGGTGGGGCTGTTGAGCGATGTACCGTTGTATGAGGAATATCCATCCCGCTACCTCGCGGACGTGAGCCGCCGGCACCGCTGGATCCGCGGGGATTGGCAAATTGTCCGCTGGCTGCTGCCGGGCGTTCCCGGCGTCGAGGGAAACCCCCGTAAGAACCCGCTCTCCGGGTTGTCCCGATGGAAGATTTTCGACAATCTTCGGCGAAGCCTCGTATCGGTGGCTTTGATTTTGCTGTTGCTCCTCGGTTGGACGGTCTTGCGCCCGGCGTGGCTATGGACCCTCGCCGTAATCGGAACCATCCTGATTCCCCTCTGGATTGCGTCTCTTATGGATCTGTTTCAGAAGCCTGGCGATGTGCTGCTGCGTCAGCATCTCGCTGCCACGGTGCGCTCGGCCGGCCGACACTCCGCTCAGGCGGCCTTTACTTTCACCTGTCTTCCCTATGAGGCTTTCTTCAGTCTGGATGCGATTGTGCGCACGGCCTGGCGAATGTGGGTCACCCATAAACGACTTCTGCAGTGGAATCCTTCGAACGACGCGGATTGCCAAGGCCGCACAGACCTCGTCGCATCCTGGCGGACAATGTGGATTGCCCCCGTCCTGGCCGCTGCTGCGGGAATTTATCTGTTCGTATCGAGGCCGGCCGCGCTCGCCGTGGCTGGGCCTATTCTGGTCCTCTGGTTTGCCTCCCCCGCGATTGCATGGTGGAGCAGCCGACCACTCGTACGCCGTGGAGCAAGGCTGACGGCTGACCAGACCCTGTTTCTGCGGAAACTTTCCCGAAAGACTTGGGCGTTTTTCGAGGCTTTCGTCGGCCCGGAAGATCATTGGCTGCCACCGGATAACTATCAAGAGCATTCCGCTCCCGTGGTCGAGCATCGCACGTCGCCTACCAACATGGGACTAGCGCTCCTGGCGAATTTGTCGGCTTACGACTTCGGCTACATCACGGCAAGACAACTCATCGAGCGCACGGCAAAGGCCTTCCATACAATGGAAGCCCTGGAACGCCACCGGGGCCACTTCTACAACTGGTACGACACGCAGTCTCTGAAAGCGTTGCCTCCCACGTACATTTCGACGGTGGACAGCGGGAACCTCGCGGCCCATCTGCTGACCTTGCGGCAGGGTCTCCTCGCCCTTCCCGGTTACCGGATCTTGGGAGCGCAATGGTTTGACGGGCTTAACGACACCCTGCGGATTGTCGTGGACGCTGCGGGAGGGGCCGCTGCGACCCTGCTCTCTCAACTTCAGAAAGATCTGACGTCCCCCTCCGCTTCCCTGCCAACTACGCTCGCAGGGACGCACCTCTACCTCGACCAGTTGACGACGGCCGTCAAGGAGGTGAAAAAAAGCCTCGAGACTGACCCCGGGAGCCAAACGATGGGATGGACACATGCCCTCGCTCGGCAATGCCAGAGCGCCCTCGATGAGCTGACGTTTCTCGTGCCGTGGACCTTGCTGCAGGCCTCTCCGGACAGGTTAAGCGGGTTTCCCCGCCTCGATG is part of the Deltaproteobacteria bacterium genome and encodes:
- the groL gene encoding chaperonin GroEL (60 kDa chaperone family; promotes refolding of misfolded polypeptides especially under stressful conditions; forms two stacked rings of heptamers to form a barrel-shaped 14mer; ends can be capped by GroES; misfolded proteins enter the barrel where they are refolded when GroES binds), with the translated sequence MAAKEINYGAKAREKMLRGVDILADAVKVTLGPKGRHVLIEKSWGSPKISKDGVTVAKEIELEDKFENIGAQMVKEVASRTSDVAGDGTTTATILAQAIYREGVKLLAAGGNPMPIKRGIDKAVDMVVEELKKMSKPTKDRKEISQVGTISANNDRTIGDIIADAMEKVGKEGVITVEEAKVMETTLKVVEGMQFDRGYLSPYFVTDPEKMEVALEEPYVLLNEKKISTMKDLLPILEQVARGGKPLLILAEDVEGEALATLVVNKLRGTLHCAAVKAPGFGDRRKAMLEDIAILTGGRVISEDLGVKLESITLKDLGTAKRITVDKDNTTIIDGGGARKELEGRVKQIRVQIEETTSDYDREKLQERLAKLIGGVAVINVGAATETEMKEKKDRVEDALNATRAAVEEGVVPGGGVAYVRALKVLKKGQFPGEEQLGANLIKRALEEPVRQISQNAGFEASVVVQRVMEGEGNFGFNAETGTYEDLMKAGIVDPTKVTRFALQNAASVAGLLMTTEAMVAEKPKKDSSSTPAMPSEDLY